Proteins encoded together in one Elusimicrobiota bacterium window:
- a CDS encoding glycosyltransferase family 39 protein, with amino-acid sequence MVNKNKKQKQPSYIESLRLPVWVIIIGLIFWFYIVAKNYYSIHPVAWPFRDISSLITIISDFVLVLIKDIIIILMFASVSVIAYRIGQQIIKWLNLQISGLEYIIFCIGTGLSIIIFLMFGLGVLGLLYRMPFQIGLVICLAISIWKIKLPSLKNDIPEKLDFGWWFLIGIITLFVLLNIGMVFMPEIFYDSLVYHLACPNFYLIHHKIMPMEFLMHSNIPSNMQMLYLLAITLKDEILAKMFHFGTGLFIMLLVYSTCKNIFSTKTGIISAAIFYSIPMVAMNSWTCGNDIGLSFFFTLAFCSFLNWLHKKNNGFLFLSAFFSGMTLGAKYTGIFPVIGLGIAVATVLFINEPFWKATKKIIIWGLVVFALVAPWLIKNYVFTGNPVQPFLYKTFGGQNMKIDGGGKGVATFPLKIFNFNVKEFILFPWRNTIEGNDSQSYMGALLLFMLPLLVLPKKVDSKIKYSLVCFIAAYVFWFLGAPVYRHLLASLVCLAIVVGWATTAVSAFIPFIKWIVSAVCITNLLALYSIAFSMTRFYKPFGGNETKDEFLSKTKPTYPNPPYSVILWLNKNIPADSKVLFVGESKSYYMQRDFISYSVETNLQPLMEFLKASKDANAFRTLLQEKRVTHFLINYREAVRVNSSYKTFYWTESERKIFDEFWKKYIKFEYFDEGVYLYSVLPVGSQNNPKEACLNILEELEKKNWANNSLLMVFTENKMWDSVIDEYETYLYYGYDVKKQLEYLYQLRGQKSTGVPGLRNENK; translated from the coding sequence ATGGTAAATAAAAACAAGAAACAAAAACAACCGTCCTATATTGAATCACTGAGATTACCTGTTTGGGTTATTATAATAGGTTTAATATTCTGGTTTTATATAGTAGCGAAAAATTATTATTCTATACATCCTGTTGCATGGCCATTTAGAGATATTTCAAGCTTAATAACAATTATATCGGATTTTGTATTAGTATTGATAAAAGACATTATAATTATTTTGATGTTTGCCTCGGTATCTGTAATTGCGTATAGAATAGGACAGCAAATAATTAAATGGCTTAATCTTCAGATATCGGGTTTGGAATATATAATTTTCTGTATAGGTACCGGTTTAAGCATAATAATATTTTTAATGTTCGGGTTAGGTGTTTTAGGTTTACTTTACAGAATGCCATTTCAGATAGGACTGGTAATTTGTCTGGCAATTTCAATCTGGAAAATAAAGCTCCCGTCTTTAAAAAATGATATACCGGAAAAACTGGATTTTGGTTGGTGGTTTTTAATAGGTATTATTACGCTATTTGTGTTATTGAATATCGGAATGGTATTCATGCCTGAAATATTCTATGATTCGCTGGTTTATCATCTTGCCTGCCCCAACTTCTACCTTATACATCATAAAATAATGCCTATGGAATTTTTAATGCATTCAAATATTCCTTCTAATATGCAAATGCTGTATTTACTTGCCATTACATTAAAAGATGAAATACTCGCTAAAATGTTTCATTTTGGTACCGGGCTTTTTATTATGCTTCTTGTATATTCCACTTGTAAAAATATATTTTCTACAAAAACAGGAATAATTTCAGCTGCAATTTTTTATTCTATACCAATGGTTGCAATGAATAGCTGGACTTGCGGTAATGATATCGGTCTTTCATTCTTTTTCACGTTAGCTTTTTGTTCTTTTCTTAACTGGCTGCATAAAAAAAATAACGGATTTTTATTTTTATCGGCATTTTTCTCCGGTATGACACTTGGTGCGAAATATACCGGGATATTTCCAGTCATAGGTCTTGGTATTGCAGTAGCGACAGTCCTTTTTATTAACGAACCTTTCTGGAAAGCAACAAAAAAAATAATTATATGGGGATTGGTCGTTTTTGCCTTGGTAGCTCCATGGTTGATAAAAAATTATGTATTTACAGGCAATCCTGTCCAGCCGTTTTTATATAAAACATTTGGGGGACAGAATATGAAGATTGACGGGGGCGGGAAAGGTGTAGCGACTTTTCCCCTTAAAATATTTAATTTTAACGTTAAAGAATTTATTCTTTTCCCCTGGAGAAACACGATAGAAGGTAATGATTCTCAGTCATATATGGGCGCTCTTTTACTTTTTATGTTACCGTTACTTGTCCTGCCAAAAAAGGTTGATTCAAAAATTAAATACTCGTTAGTCTGTTTCATAGCAGCATATGTATTTTGGTTTTTAGGTGCTCCGGTATACAGGCATTTATTAGCTTCTTTAGTTTGTCTGGCAATCGTAGTGGGGTGGGCAACAACAGCAGTATCAGCTTTTATTCCGTTTATAAAATGGATAGTTTCTGCTGTTTGTATAACGAATCTTTTGGCGCTATACAGCATAGCTTTTTCAATGACGAGGTTTTATAAACCCTTCGGGGGGAATGAAACAAAAGATGAATTCCTGTCAAAAACAAAACCAACTTACCCTAACCCGCCGTATAGTGTAATATTATGGCTGAATAAGAATATCCCGGCTGATTCCAAAGTGTTGTTTGTCGGAGAAAGCAAGTCTTATTATATGCAAAGAGATTTTATTTCTTATTCGGTAGAAACGAATTTGCAGCCGTTAATGGAATTTTTAAAAGCATCAAAGGATGCAAATGCTTTTAGAACGCTTTTACAGGAAAAAAGAGTAACCCACTTTTTAATAAATTATAGAGAAGCAGTCAGGGTCAATTCCTCGTATAAGACATTTTACTGGACTGAGAGTGAAAGAAAAATATTTGATGAATTTTGGAAAAAATATATTAAATTTGAATATTTTGATGAAGGGGTATATCTTTACAGCGTTTTGCCGGTCGGCAGTCAAAATAATCCCAAAGAAGCATGTTTAAATATCCTGGAAGAACTTGAGAAAAAAAATTGGGCTAACAACAGTTTATTAATGGTGTTTACAGAGAATAAAATGTGGGATAGCGTAATAGATGAATATGAAACATATCTTTATTACGGGTATGACGTTAAAAAGCAGCTCGAATATTTATATCAACTGAGAGGGCAGAAATCCACCGGTGTCCCAGGCTTAAGAAATGAAAATAAATAA
- a CDS encoding radical SAM protein yields MKINKILLIHTSFREGFYLNSVAVPLGLSYIGAVLENNGFKVKGINLEVEELRKDIFKEFDLVGIYATSKTFNETLSVAEIAKRENPNIFVVVGGPHATVFPEDFFNTKKDVVDAVVVGEGEYIMQELVNAWNKGNDISRIPGVVCRKDGKVILNPQKPTNKDIDELPLPAKHIFNMDCYPDRETAYSRIIASRGCPFRCANCQPCLDNIGKYRRRSPEKVVDELEYLVKKYKVRHFVFSDSELTGPKSWTSEFCDRIKKKKLSITFNCNARVDQLDKALLKKFYSAGCIYISYGIESGSQRVIDEVLHKNISLNSAREIIAETVKAGIHVGVWFMVGMPGEKPEEVLQTINYAKDVAKLGVLTVEMNVLTPWPGTEFYNIAKQNKWLVSEDWNEYNEKKGSVIRTPYLTPEQINDSYNIFKKDFANLGWKQSSDGARFYHPHFTIKMMSMGLRKLFIRGIRLNDIKQVFNLVMKKYE; encoded by the coding sequence ATGAAAATAAATAAAATACTTCTTATACATACATCTTTCAGGGAAGGTTTTTATCTGAATAGTGTAGCTGTTCCGTTGGGTTTGTCTTATATTGGTGCAGTTTTAGAGAATAACGGTTTTAAGGTTAAAGGTATTAATTTAGAAGTAGAGGAATTGAGAAAAGATATTTTTAAAGAATTTGATTTAGTAGGCATTTATGCGACTTCAAAAACTTTCAATGAGACTTTAAGTGTTGCTGAGATAGCTAAAAGGGAAAATCCGAATATATTTGTTGTTGTCGGCGGTCCTCATGCGACTGTATTCCCGGAAGATTTTTTTAATACAAAAAAAGATGTAGTTGACGCTGTTGTTGTAGGTGAAGGTGAATATATCATGCAGGAATTGGTAAACGCCTGGAATAAAGGAAATGATATATCCAGAATTCCGGGAGTAGTTTGCAGAAAAGACGGTAAAGTTATTTTAAACCCGCAAAAACCGACAAATAAAGATATTGATGAATTGCCTCTTCCTGCCAAACATATTTTTAATATGGATTGTTATCCTGATAGAGAAACAGCTTATAGCAGGATTATTGCCAGCCGCGGCTGCCCGTTTAGGTGCGCTAATTGCCAGCCTTGTCTGGATAATATCGGGAAATACAGGCGCCGTTCACCGGAAAAAGTGGTGGATGAACTGGAATATTTGGTTAAAAAATATAAGGTTAGACATTTTGTTTTTTCTGACTCCGAGTTGACAGGACCAAAATCGTGGACTTCCGAGTTCTGTGACCGGATAAAAAAGAAAAAACTTTCTATAACTTTTAATTGTAATGCACGGGTAGATCAATTAGATAAAGCTTTGCTGAAAAAATTTTATTCTGCCGGGTGTATATACATAAGTTATGGGATAGAGTCCGGTTCGCAACGCGTAATTGATGAAGTCCTTCATAAAAATATTTCACTGAATAGTGCACGTGAAATTATAGCCGAAACCGTTAAAGCAGGAATCCATGTCGGGGTATGGTTTATGGTTGGTATGCCGGGTGAAAAACCGGAAGAAGTACTTCAAACTATTAATTATGCAAAAGATGTAGCTAAACTTGGCGTGTTGACAGTTGAGATGAATGTTCTAACTCCCTGGCCCGGAACAGAATTTTATAATATTGCCAAACAAAACAAATGGTTAGTTTCAGAGGATTGGAATGAATATAATGAAAAAAAAGGTTCTGTAATCCGTACGCCGTATCTTACACCTGAGCAAATAAATGATTCTTATAATATTTTTAAGAAAGATTTTGCAAATTTAGGGTGGAAACAAAGTTCTGATGGCGCGAGGTTCTATCATCCGCATTTTACTATAAAAATGATGAGTATGGGTTTGAGAAAATTATTTATCAGAGGTATCAGGTTAAATGATATAAAGCAAGTTTTTAATTTGGTGATGAAAAAATATGAATAG
- a CDS encoding class I SAM-dependent methyltransferase — protein MIEQDKVKEREYHDWEVTQKPEISEEDLERVKNIIEYCDILHKGNFNILEVGCGKGSFGKLISNYGNNVTGIDLSTKTIEVAKKMESEHYKVSVGDIDDIKLFKNNTFEIILCPFVLHHIPDISNAIHNFSYWVSSKGKLIIIEPNGSNITWKISNFVGHNLRKITGWHLNGTINEKIHNMKYYRTELAKKGFSIKKIKYILDVRQGSDNILINILFGIRYILAYILWNTMPEGYGGQQVIIYAEKN, from the coding sequence ATGATAGAGCAGGATAAGGTAAAAGAAAGAGAATATCACGATTGGGAAGTAACGCAAAAACCTGAAATTTCTGAAGAAGATTTAGAACGCGTTAAAAATATTATTGAATATTGTGATATCCTGCATAAAGGTAATTTCAATATTTTAGAAGTAGGTTGCGGTAAGGGTTCTTTCGGAAAATTAATCAGTAATTACGGCAATAATGTTACAGGAATTGATTTATCGACAAAGACAATAGAAGTTGCAAAAAAAATGGAATCAGAACATTATAAAGTTTCTGTTGGTGATATTGATGATATAAAATTGTTTAAAAATAATACTTTTGAAATAATATTATGTCCTTTTGTTTTGCATCACATTCCCGATATTAGCAATGCAATACATAATTTCAGTTACTGGGTATCTTCAAAAGGTAAATTGATTATTATCGAGCCGAATGGCTCTAATATTACCTGGAAAATAAGTAATTTTGTCGGGCACAATTTAAGGAAAATAACCGGGTGGCACCTAAATGGTACTATTAACGAAAAAATACATAATATGAAATATTACAGGACTGAGTTAGCGAAAAAGGGATTTTCAATTAAGAAAATAAAATATATTTTGGATGTAAGGCAGGGAAGTGATAATATACTAATTAATATATTGTTTGGAATACGCTATATTTTAGCGTATATACTTTGGAACACAATGCCTGAGGGGTACGGGGGTCAGCAGGTAATTATTTACGCTGAAAAAAATTAG
- a CDS encoding glycosyltransferase family 4 protein has protein sequence MAKNIIVSTHDPLHPIIGGGALRTLKAAEEFKKRGHNVKIVAPTDGKNMLSGIETHWLHAPRKQRSSILSSIKFNTRLLIKFIKFAKKTDIFFIHNTIAAMTIPFLKKIYPFKFALDITDIHAEYLLVGKRNMFEKILTPIILMVEYWVINCADSITVATKEMKNLLVEKGIDAKKIEVVYDGAEIDHLSTEKEPGSNFNIIHLGSVDRQHGVEIFIHAIPGVVKKMPNVKFFIVGGGRELPNIKKLADELGISKNCIFTDYLPCQQAREYLKKAKIGIIPREDTLPNRIITTLKLYEYWASATAIISSRLAGIEEIAQDKKDILFFTSGDSKDLSEKIIFLLESPEMLEKIRNEGSSTVKKFSWNIQIPKIVDFVFKE, from the coding sequence ATGGCTAAAAATATTATTGTTTCAACTCATGACCCGCTTCATCCTATAATAGGCGGAGGTGCTTTAAGAACACTTAAAGCAGCAGAGGAATTCAAGAAAAGAGGTCATAATGTAAAAATTGTCGCTCCTACCGACGGCAAAAATATGCTTTCCGGGATAGAAACGCACTGGCTTCACGCTCCCCGAAAGCAGAGGTCCTCGATATTAAGTTCAATTAAATTTAATACACGGCTTCTCATAAAATTTATAAAATTTGCTAAAAAAACCGATATTTTTTTTATTCATAATACAATTGCTGCAATGACAATCCCGTTTTTGAAAAAAATATATCCGTTCAAGTTTGCGCTTGATATTACAGACATTCATGCTGAATATTTGCTGGTTGGAAAAAGGAATATGTTTGAGAAAATTTTAACCCCGATTATTTTAATGGTTGAATATTGGGTAATAAATTGTGCCGATTCTATAACAGTAGCGACAAAGGAGATGAAAAATCTGCTTGTAGAAAAAGGCATAGATGCTAAAAAAATAGAAGTTGTCTATGACGGGGCAGAAATTGACCACTTGTCTACGGAAAAAGAGCCGGGCTCTAATTTTAATATAATTCATTTGGGGTCAGTAGACAGGCAACACGGCGTTGAAATATTTATTCATGCAATACCGGGGGTTGTTAAAAAAATGCCAAATGTAAAGTTTTTCATAGTTGGAGGAGGCAGGGAGCTCCCTAATATAAAAAAACTCGCAGATGAACTGGGTATATCTAAAAATTGTATATTTACTGATTATTTACCTTGCCAGCAGGCGCGTGAATATTTGAAAAAAGCGAAAATCGGCATAATTCCCCGTGAAGATACTTTACCTAACAGGATAATTACTACCCTGAAATTATATGAATACTGGGCGTCTGCTACAGCGATAATTTCATCGCGATTAGCGGGAATCGAGGAAATAGCACAGGATAAGAAAGACATTCTTTTTTTCACATCGGGTGATTCAAAAGATTTGTCAGAAAAAATAATTTTTTTGTTGGAATCGCCTGAAATGTTGGAAAAAATAAGGAATGAAGGTTCGTCTACTGTAAAAAAGTTTAGTTGGAACATTCAGATACCAAAGATAGTCGACTTTGTGTTTAAAGAATAA